From Streptomyces sp. TLI_053, a single genomic window includes:
- a CDS encoding amidohydrolase family protein — translation MSDGAVLHVRGRVLVGPEDVRDELWVVDGRVTFSRPAAVGLGDGAGAGSGDVRTVEGWVLPGLVDAHCHVGLDAHGAVDAATSEKQAITDRDTGTLLIRDAGSAADTRWIDEREDLPRIIRAGRHIARTRRYIRNYAHEIEPGDLAAYVRAEARRGDGWVKLVGDWIDREHGDLTACWPGDALAEAIAAAHEEGARVTAHCFAAESLPDLLAAGIDCVEHATGLTEELVPVFAERGVAIVPTLVNIATFPQLAAGGEAKFPAWAAHMRRLHERRYDTVGAAHDAGIPIYVGTDAGGSLAHGLVAAEVAELVKAGLAPAEALSAASWGARAWLGRPGLEEGAPADFVVYAEDPRADVRVLADPRLVVLRGRPVA, via the coding sequence GCTGCACGTCCGTGGTCGGGTGCTGGTGGGGCCGGAGGACGTCCGGGACGAACTCTGGGTGGTCGACGGCCGGGTGACCTTCTCCCGGCCGGCCGCCGTCGGGCTCGGGGACGGGGCCGGGGCCGGGTCCGGGGACGTCCGGACGGTCGAGGGCTGGGTGCTGCCGGGGCTGGTGGACGCGCACTGCCACGTCGGCCTGGACGCGCACGGCGCGGTCGACGCCGCCACCAGCGAGAAGCAGGCGATCACCGACCGCGACACCGGGACCCTGCTGATCCGCGACGCCGGGTCGGCCGCGGACACCCGCTGGATCGACGAGCGGGAGGACCTGCCGCGGATCATCCGGGCCGGCCGGCACATCGCCCGCACCCGCCGCTACATCCGCAACTACGCGCACGAGATCGAGCCCGGCGACCTCGCCGCCTACGTCCGGGCCGAGGCCCGGCGCGGCGACGGCTGGGTCAAGCTGGTCGGCGACTGGATCGACCGCGAGCACGGCGACCTCACCGCCTGCTGGCCCGGCGACGCGCTCGCCGAGGCGATCGCGGCGGCGCACGAGGAGGGCGCGCGGGTCACCGCGCACTGCTTCGCCGCCGAGTCGCTGCCGGACCTGCTGGCGGCCGGGATCGACTGCGTCGAGCACGCCACCGGGCTGACCGAGGAACTGGTCCCGGTGTTCGCCGAGCGCGGGGTCGCGATCGTCCCGACGCTCGTCAACATCGCCACCTTCCCGCAGCTGGCGGCCGGCGGGGAGGCCAAGTTCCCCGCCTGGGCGGCCCACATGCGCCGGCTGCACGAGCGCCGCTACGACACGGTGGGCGCCGCGCACGACGCGGGCATCCCGATCTACGTGGGCACGGACGCGGGCGGCTCGCTGGCCCACGGCCTGGTCGCGGCGGAGGTCGCCGAGCTGGTGAAGGCCGGGCTCGCCCCGGCCGAGGCGCTCTCGGCGGCGAGCTGGGGTGCGCGGGCCTGGCTGGGGCGGCCCGGTCTGGAGGAGGGCGCCCCGGCGGACTTCGTGGTGTACGCGGAGGACCCGCGCGCCGACGTCCGGGTGCTGGCCGATCCGCGGCTGGTGGTGCTGCGCGGCCGCCCGGTGGCCTGA